Sequence from the Methanococcoides sp. AM1 genome:
ATCACAAAATAAATATTTTCAGATATAAATAAGTAATCCTTTTACTCGGTCACTCAGATTTTTGTGTTTCTGAATGAATTCGGATATCATAAAAGATAAATCAAACACAGTGCTCAGGTAATACAAACTGGTAAGATCCGAGGGATTATATCACCTCTCCATTAGTCGCCTAATGGGATGTTGAAAAAAATTAATGCTGATTTTGGTGGTATTTTGTTTATTTTCCATCAATATTTGCTTAATCTGCAACTAAAATACTAACATATTATAAATTGTAGTTTTTACATAGCACTAACTAATACAAAAGATCTTTAAAAACGAAAAAAGTGAGTGCCGGAATTTCCGGCATATGATCAAATTTTAGTCTTCCATGGCTTCATCTGCAGTCATTCCACCATGAACGACCTTTGATATACGGGTGACAAGCCTTGTTGGATTATCGGACTGGAACACGTTCCTGCCCATTGCGACACCTTTGCAGCCGACCTGAAGTGCATTGTAGACCATTTCGAGCAGCTCTTTTTCGGTGTCCATCTGAGGGCCACCTGCAATAACTACGGGAACCGGACAGCCATCAATTACTTCTTTGAAAGATTCAGGGTCGCCTGTATAACTTGTCTTGACAATGTCAGCACCAAGTTCGGCACCAACCCTTGCTGCGTGTTTCACGTATTCTACATCAAGTTCGGATTCGACCTTTGCCCCTCTGGGATATGTCATTGCGAGAAGAGGCATTCCCCATTCATCACATTTTTTTGCAATATGTCCAAGGTCCTGGAGCATTGCTGCTTCATCATCCGCACCAACATTGATGTGAACGGAGACTGCATCAGCGCCTACCTTAATAGCTTCTTCAACGGTTGTGACAAGGACCTTGTGGTTTGGATCAGGCCCGAGTGAGGTGGAACCGGAAAGGTGTATAATAAGTCCTACATCCCTGCCATAGCCACGATGTCCGTGTTTTGCAAGTCCCATGTGACCAAGGACAGCATTTGCACCGCCCTCTGCAACCTTGTTAACAGTTGATGGCATGTCGATCAGACCTTTGATCGGTCCTGCACCGACCCCATGGTCCATTGGTATTATTATAGCATTCCCCGTATTTCTGTCGAAAATACGCTCCATCCTGACAGATTTGCCAATTTCGCTCATGTTAGAGGAGATGCCTATTATATTACATATCCTTTACGTGAATGCTATTACCTGCCATGTCAGATATTCTCATGCTGGTATCTTCCACAATAACCTTCATCCACTTCTGTGTGAAGATGATAGAAAAGCAGCTGCATTATGCGGGCATCTTTCTGAAGATCGAACCCGGCAGTATTGTACACCACAAGCATGCACTCGCTCCTTCCACAATATCCTGCATCCCATACAGCAGTTTCAAGTGTAGCTCCGCATCTTATCAGGCTGGAGCGTGGTTTGGCAATAGCTGCCAGTGCCTTTGGTATGTTGACGATCTCATTCAAGAGAACCTTGTAGATCCCAGGCTCAAGGTGTATCCAGCCATTCTCATCGAATTCGATCTTACTGCCTTCGGATATCCTTCTACCGGAATTATCAAAATCTACCGCTCCTGATCCTTCAATGGTCATGACTTCCTGAAGCGTCATCTCCACTCCGTTAGGCTGGAGTTGGGTATCCATATCGATCATGTTCTCTACAAGGGGTGGATTTGCAAGCACAAGCTCTCGAAGTTCATTTTTTGATAAGAGGGTCATAGCTGTTTGATGGTCTGGATTGGTTATTATGATTTCGGGATGTTATAGATGGATCACTTCCAGGGATGTTAGCCTGTCTCATTTTGTATAATGGATTATATAATTAATGTATATGAATAACGTTTATATACAATGCCGTAATACAGGCGAACTTGATGTATGTAAAGTTAATTTGTTTTACGTCACGATTTATTTCCAATCCCATAATTTCGCTATCTATGAATACATATTATCCAGAATATAGGTGTTAATAACATGCAAGATTATTCACAAAAAATGACCCTTCCTATATCAGACGTTCCGCATGGTGAAAATATAACTCTTGTATATAGAAACGGTGACAAAGTCATTGATTTTGTCTCGTCTTTTTTACGGTCCGGATTGAAGCACAATGATTTATGCGTCTGGATAACGCCAGGGGTAAATAAGGATGAAGGTCCGGATGTTTTTTTCAGGGAAAAGACCATCTTCGTTAACGAGAAATCCTTTTCCTCGAATTTCGATCTTGTTCTTATGGACCTGGAATTGCTTTCTGATGCTGAAGCATTTTGCAGTGCTATACTCGAATTCATAGAAAAAAAGCACATGTCTGCTATGAAATGTGGATTTGATGGACTGAGGATCAATATTGACCTGATCTCGGAAAAAGGTCAAATGCTGCCTTTTCTCAAGCAATGCAGGAAATCGATCATTTCTTCAACTTCGGATGTTGAGCTTACAACCTTATTCACATGTCCTCTTGAATCTTTTTCTTCTTCAGACATCTTTGAACTGATGGATGACCGGGAAAACACTATCATGAAAAAGAATGGCATGTGGACCAGTCTTATGGATCTCCTCAGCAGCAAGTACAGGAAGCACCTGCGATTTTCTCCAGAGTTAATGAAAAAGGAAAAAGAGCTGAAATCCATATACAGGAACAGCCCTGTGGTCGCATTCCTCAGGAGTTCCGGGAATGGTTTCCCGGTTGAGTTCGTTTCTGAGAATATATCACAGTTTGGGTACTCGGCAGAAGAGCTCATGTCCCACAAGGTTCTTTATGAGGACCTTATCCATCCCTGGGACACTGATGATTATTTTCTGGCCCTTTCGGAATGTATTAAAAATAGGGATCACGAATTTACAAAAGAATACAGGATATTGGATCGTGAAGCTAATACTCGCTGGGTCAGTGAAACTTCATTGATAATGACGGATAGATCTGGAAAAATATCCCGTTTTCAGGGTATTGTTGTTGATATTACTGCAAGGAAACTTGCAGAGGAAGCCCTGAAAAGGTCCGAGCTTAAGTTCAAAGCCCTTTTTGATAATTCCAATGATCCGGTCTTCCTTTATGATCTGGATGGAAACATCTTTGAAGCAAACAACAAAGCATGCGAGTGTTTAGGTTATAGCAGGGAAGTATTGTTGCAGAAGAACATAACAGAGACTTATTCTAAGGAATGTGCAGTGGATTTTCAAAAACGAGTTGTAGAAGTTTGCCAGCAGGGAAATTGCATTTTTGAAATGATATGCCTGCGAAATGAAGGTTCTGAAATACAAGTCGAAATGAGCTCGCAGCTAATGGAATATGATGGTAAGCCTGCAATTCTCAGCATATCCCGTGATATCACTGAACGCAAGAATGTAGAAAAAGCTCTTCTGGATGCAAAGAACGAAGCAGAGGTATCCAATAGGTTAAAGACCGAATTCCTTGCCAACATGAGTCATGAGCTTAGAACTCCCCTGAATTCTGTTATTGGTTTTTCAGAGATTCTTCTTGAAAATAAAGCAGGCTCTCTTAATGATATACAAATGAAATACATAGGCAACATCTCCAAAAGCGGGAGTCATTTGTTGACTCTCATCAATGATATACTGGACCTTTCAAAGATAGAGGCCGGTAAAATGGAACTTCAGCATGAAAAGTTCCGTTTCAGGGAAGTGTTAAATGATGTAGAAACAGTTGTTTCACCTCTTGCGGAAAAAAAGAATATCTGCCTGACCACTAGTGTCGGAGCTGATGATCTTTATATCAATGCTGACAGGTTAAAATTGACCCAGGTACTTTTCAATTTGGTATCCAATGCCATAAAGTTCACACACGAAGGCGGTTCGGTAATGATCCGTGCAGAAAATGATGCTGGAACTCTGGTGATAAAGGTCGAAGATACAGGTATCGGCATCCCCGAATCTGACCAATGCGATCTTTTCAAACCTTTTACACAGGCGGACTCATCTGTGAATCGTCAGTTTGGAGGCACAGGTCTTGGTCTTTCGCTTGCTAAAAAATTAATAAAATTACATGGTGGAAATATCTGGGTGGAGAGTGAGCCTGGGATCGGCAGTGTATTTGGGTTCAGTGTTCCTTTATCGCCGGAATTGTCCTGATCGGTATCGGTTCAATGCTCAATTGTACTTTCAGGATGGTCATGTTTCCGGATATTATAGATCACCCATAAAAATAGCACTACTCCTATTGCTGAGAGCAGGATATAAGTAATTGACAGAACCGACAAGCTGATAGCCGGTACAAAACATGCGATATTGACTGCAAGTATCAGTAATGGTATGAAAATGATAAGGTTACGGCTCGAATAAGAGCAGTTTCCCAATATTTCCAATTTCTCTTTCTTTTTGGCTGATCGCAATATGAGAATTACTGGAATGGCATAGAACACGATAATTGATGTGTATGGCAGGATGGTTGTAGGTATCCTTTCGGGAAGAAGGTACAGAAATGTTAT
This genomic interval carries:
- a CDS encoding 2-amino-3,7-dideoxy-D-threo-hept-6-ulosonate synthase, producing the protein MSEIGKSVRMERIFDRNTGNAIIIPMDHGVGAGPIKGLIDMPSTVNKVAEGGANAVLGHMGLAKHGHRGYGRDVGLIIHLSGSTSLGPDPNHKVLVTTVEEAIKVGADAVSVHINVGADDEAAMLQDLGHIAKKCDEWGMPLLAMTYPRGAKVESELDVEYVKHAARVGAELGADIVKTSYTGDPESFKEVIDGCPVPVVIAGGPQMDTEKELLEMVYNALQVGCKGVAMGRNVFQSDNPTRLVTRISKVVHGGMTADEAMED
- a CDS encoding deoxyuridine 5'-triphosphate nucleotidohydrolase, giving the protein MTLLSKNELRELVLANPPLVENMIDMDTQLQPNGVEMTLQEVMTIEGSGAVDFDNSGRRISEGSKIEFDENGWIHLEPGIYKVLLNEIVNIPKALAAIAKPRSSLIRCGATLETAVWDAGYCGRSECMLVVYNTAGFDLQKDARIMQLLFYHLHTEVDEGYCGRYQHENI
- a CDS encoding PAS domain S-box protein, giving the protein MQDYSQKMTLPISDVPHGENITLVYRNGDKVIDFVSSFLRSGLKHNDLCVWITPGVNKDEGPDVFFREKTIFVNEKSFSSNFDLVLMDLELLSDAEAFCSAILEFIEKKHMSAMKCGFDGLRINIDLISEKGQMLPFLKQCRKSIISSTSDVELTTLFTCPLESFSSSDIFELMDDRENTIMKKNGMWTSLMDLLSSKYRKHLRFSPELMKKEKELKSIYRNSPVVAFLRSSGNGFPVEFVSENISQFGYSAEELMSHKVLYEDLIHPWDTDDYFLALSECIKNRDHEFTKEYRILDREANTRWVSETSLIMTDRSGKISRFQGIVVDITARKLAEEALKRSELKFKALFDNSNDPVFLYDLDGNIFEANNKACECLGYSREVLLQKNITETYSKECAVDFQKRVVEVCQQGNCIFEMICLRNEGSEIQVEMSSQLMEYDGKPAILSISRDITERKNVEKALLDAKNEAEVSNRLKTEFLANMSHELRTPLNSVIGFSEILLENKAGSLNDIQMKYIGNISKSGSHLLTLINDILDLSKIEAGKMELQHEKFRFREVLNDVETVVSPLAEKKNICLTTSVGADDLYINADRLKLTQVLFNLVSNAIKFTHEGGSVMIRAENDAGTLVIKVEDTGIGIPESDQCDLFKPFTQADSSVNRQFGGTGLGLSLAKKLIKLHGGNIWVESEPGIGSVFGFSVPLSPELS